In Capsicum annuum cultivar UCD-10X-F1 chromosome 8, UCD10Xv1.1, whole genome shotgun sequence, the genomic window CTCCCGACCAATAAGTGTCCCTAACGGTACCGGAGTTGTCTTTTGCTTCATCCTCGTTATCTCCGCTTCACTCATTCTTTCCCTCTTCCGACATTATGCAAATCCTAAAATTCCCCAATTTCAAAAAgcaaaaaaacgaaaaaaaaaaaaaaaaaaacactcgtTATCCACACTGATCTGTAAAACCTTGTTCCACACAATTTAGTAGCAATGTAGCACAAAAAAGTCACTACTTAAAAACCAAAATGTGAATACAAATAGAGAGAATTGGGAACCCTAGAGAGACTTACAAAGAAATGGTGGACTCTGGAGAAGAAATTGAAGCATAAAAAAAGGGCAAATAGTGATAAATTTAGTTGGGTAATGAGCTGGATCCGAATGTTGAAAAGGAAACCCTAGTGAGAGAAAGTGAATTGATTGGGGAGAGAGAGAAAGGAAGGAACGCGGGGAGAGAAAAGGTGGGTTACGGGCAAAGCCTTTCCgtttctgatatttgtttttttgtaATTTGATTATAAGTTGTATAAAATGTCCACATAATAAACAGCTAATAAAGGTATTTTTATAGAaagttgtttaatatggtaaacCATTATgtgaaattgtattttttgagaAGTACATTTAATGATTTTGACTAGATGATGTACAGATTAGAGAATATATGGTTTCTTCCAAaagttttaaatgttgttttgacAATTGTGTTTATTTTCTTCGACCTTAATTATTTTCTAACGTGAaatttgtggttttctttttggtaaatcaatttaattagtaatattttagattattttcttatatagaaaacaTTAGTTTCAGAAAATTTGTTACTTTTCCGCTTTCATGAATAAAAATGCGTGTATGATAACATATTTCGGTATCGTTTTTGAGTATATGGCAACTCAATACGTATCATtgattttgttcatatatttgaaTAATGAGAATAGAATGCATAGTGTTTAATCGTATTTCGTCATCTAGTGCATTTACATTGTAATGTTCAAGAAATATGACCTAAAGTAGGAAAGAGTAGGTGTTTGGTCAGATCAATCAAGTGATAAGGACAAAGATTTTACTTCACTAAGACGGAGTTGTTGTCGATTGAGAATTGGCTGAGGGGCATTTTTCATTTATAAGAGAAGAGATTGTAGCTCGATCCAAATAGGCCTGCGAAAGACAAATAGGCTAGCACGTGGGTTATATCGATCAGCTTTGAGCTATCGAGTGATGATTGATCGAGGGACTTCCATCATGTAGCTGGGTACAAATAAGTCAGTTAAGGACGATTAGGCACGGTGTCAGGAGTGAGACGTATGTTTATTGTGGTAAACATTATTCTGTTAGAACCTTCAATCGGAGTTGTTAAAGCATTGCGATGCATTTCCTTACTATCAAAGTATCAATCATTACTCAAAGTCTCaaacaaaaattatgaaattgtctAATTGTGCAAGGAGCATTGACTTCTTCATACTTTatttgttttggaatttataCAAATGAGGTTAAGATAATCTTGAAATACATCGTGTCAATCATGAAGAATTCTCAAAGATAATTCCCCCATCAAGTCACTATATTGAGACCTAATCaccatacaattttttttttttgttcaagaaTTCTGGTTGAAAATTAGTACTAGCTAAATAATctataaattataaaatctcCAAGAAGCAATGCCTAGATGTAGACATGtagtaaatattatttttacccCATCTTCGTTGGACATGAGGAATATATTGTACGTAGTCGATCTATAGAGTACTATAGTAACTGTAAATTGTTCGATGcacaaaatcaaaagaaatccaTGTAATATGTCATGTTCTTGGTTGATAATGGATGAAAATTGGCatcatatgaataaaatattccaGAATATTCATCCTTCTGTCCACATCTAAAAGATAAATATTCCCTTTCTCTTTTAAGAATATTAGTATACTATTTTTTGACTTATGTTTATCACCCTTGTGTTGGGGCCAAATTAAGGTAAACATTTATCGGTAGTATATGTTTACATCAATTCAATTTTAAGAATATGTGTTTTGTGTTTGTACATAGACTTTAGTATTTAATcatgattaacatttattttcatcTCACTAAATTATTTAACAATtgtaaatttatataaattaatgtaATTTCAAGTATAGATAAAGTATTTACCCTATATTAATCTTCTTTGTATTGTTTCCATTTATCAAAAAAGATTCTCCCttcgtcccaaattgagatgacacattgattaagaaaaataattaacaacatagTCAGTTTATCATAGTatctctattaaatgatgtttacattttaatttgaagaaaaaataattaatgcaaaggtaaaataaagataagttaaatgagaaatcaaattaagaattTTGGGATGAGTAATTTGGGACAGAGAAGTATTACATATGGCTCAAACTTCACtctttagtttgatttttatgaCTCCTATATCCTACTCagttatttcttaattttttttttttatatattacaaGAATTTGTAGTTACCTTAGAAGTGATTTCACAATATAAATGTTTATTCTCTATACACCTAGGAAACTGTGTTTGGCTGGCAAAAATTAGGTGAGTTTAGGATAAAGAAATCATgtgtcaatcttagaaaacacgaAGCCAACTATAGAATTTGGAATCCAGAAGGCAAACAGATAATAAGAGCAATTTAATTAAGAAGATTAACAATGAGAGACATCGAACCGGCCAAGGCATTCTTTAATCTAATCAGTCCATTAATTGGTAACGATAAGCTCTTACTTCAAGGGCTTAGATAAATCGAAAATCATTACTTAAAGTATTAATTAACTGTTTAAAAAGCAAAAGGACATGATGATTGAGTATGTGGTTTGTGTTATCTCGCAAAGGAATTAATGGTTGATCCTACCAATAAGAATATAAGATCATAACGTCAACTGTCCATTTGCACTTAATTTAATTGACAAATTTATTTGTGGAATCACTAGATATTAATTATCGTTAAACAcgctacaaaaatatttttttctctttagtcATGCCTAGATTAATACAAAAATTATTGTATGGTATAAAGTCATGTATTATCTTATTAGCAATTCATTTTACAGATGGCAATGATTCCTTTTCAGTATATTATTTTCTGCCTGAATGCCGAGGATATACCTcgctttattttctttatattagcAATTCATAATGGCAATCAAGGATTTTTAGAATATGAAtgtatcttttatatatatatatatatatatatatatatatagtgagaATTAATTTCTAATGCTCAACATAAAGAATTTAATATTGAACCAAGTGCACTATTTAGTGTTCTTGTAGTATTGAtgcaataaataatattatactaattttagaaaatatatatataaaataattagttttatGGAGAAACCATAAGTTCACATGCCTCATTTTATTAATGTAAATTTGCCCCTGACAACTTCCTGCATTTACTTGTTCAATATTGACTTGACACATCATAATTTTACTGTACACCCTTTGGATATAATAAACGCAATGTTATCTGAAATAACTATAGTTAATGATAATGTTAAGTCATGAACTATGTGATAAATTAtcttttgactttttaaactagacaaataaaaataaataatatatatttttcgtATTAATGATAGACAAGTAAAAATGACTGGAAATAATGGTGGATCTAGGATTTAAAAATAGTAggtgcttaaaaaattaaaaaattgaaaaaaaataaaaattcacctcaaTGAGGTTTGAACCGAGGCATCCCTTCTGGTGGAGAACATTAAAGTCAATCTAAATACCAATACACCCAACCAAATTTTTGTTTAGTGTGTGCTTTTATATATTATACacctatttttgtatattttctatataattttacCTATTATACGTCGAGTTTAGCGGGTGTTGAAGCACCCCACAAATGAGAATGTAGGTCCGCCCCTGATCGGAAGGAGTATTTTGTTTTTTGCTTTTGTTTGTGTGCCTTTGTTTAATTACCCCatagaataatcaataatatGTGCATGTTATAGAAGTTGATAGCTATTGCAAACTAAACGAGAGACAGTAGAAACTTTTAATGCTATTCAGTAGTTCACATTGCgaacaagaaaatgatgaaattataaaAGCTAATGCTCGGATCTGGCTAATACTATATGAAATTATAAGAGCTACATGAATAGATGATGAAATTGCATTTGACATGTtgttttgattaaaatttaaatgacAGTAATAAAAGAATGTTAAGTAATTTCTTCTCATACATGTAGTAAAAATAAATTACCTGATATCATAACCGTACGTAGAAGATAACGAGTATTTTATACATTTTCTGTATAATCGGGGTGTATACGAAAACTATTCCGATCACTACcatttatataaatatacaaataaactaAAACGCTTTCGATATCATTCATTCGTCTCGAGAGTTTGATGATGGTGAGGCAGGAACTAGTGGGGGGGAAAGTAACATGCTTAGATATTGCTGAAAGGTAAAATTAGTGTGGTCTGTCTcttttgttaatttatttatgtAGGGAAAAACACTTGGACATACTAAGAGACGATTTAGATGAATTTATAACTAATGATTTATAAATATGCATAAGTTATTTTTGACActagaaaaaaaaatgttttacaaaagtatattttaaaagttatttttactttaaaacatctaaaataaattaatccAAACATGAAGCATTATGTGATCAAAGAGAAGGATTTTATTGGTAATTGTGTCTTAAGAATGGTGTCCAATCAAAGCTATAATccaattttttacattttacaaGTTTAAGAGTCAAGATGTAGGTGATGATTAGGTAGGAACCATATGGAAGTAACATGCTTAGATGCAAAAAGGGTAATTAGTGGTGTCTCCCTTGATTAACTTAGGTAAGAAATTATGATGTTGTGGGGCAACACCAATAATCATTTGAATGGGCTCTTAGTTattgaaagagaaatattttctTGGGTCTAGTTCGGAGAATAAACTAACAAGCACACCTTCATCAATCAGAGATCTCGAATTTGAATTGcgtaaatatttttcattttaatgaattaaattcCTAAAAGAGATACTTGACACcgaatgaaaaatcataaaataatatagccaTTCTCAAAGCTTTTATCAAAAGTTTCCAAGAAAAAAATGTGTTTAGAAGTTGATTTACACTACAAGAAATTGGGATAGAGATTTAGGAACTTGATCTCatccatttcttcttttttttcttcacgtattatatatatataataaaatataaatagatgtACATCATGAACAACTATAGTTGATGGTGATTGATgaaacaaaaaaacaaagatatataGTTGAtctttggaagaaatctaaaatttgctACTCCTATCTAGAAATATGGTTGATCTTTCGGTTACAAAACCATGTGAACAGCTACCATTGatagtgatttttttaaaaattcacaaaattaaataaaaagcaaaaaatagaaaatgtaaTTGTTCGCGGAGATTTCTAGCCTGTTTgatcaaaattctaaaatatactTATTCTTATAaagtattttttcaaaaaaaagaaaaacttttgtGCAATAATTAGTGTtcgattaaattttttaaaagtgcTTATgctatttgagatttttttttaactttttaaaaacaaGTTTTGATACTCTTCATAaacacttattttatttttcaaatgttTGATTGAACAcctcactttttaaaaataaatatttttagcttTTCAAAAACTTGACCCAACATGCTATATCTTtatttccactttcaaattacttgaaatatttatttgaatcgTATTATCTAACAGAACAATCTCTAGAGATAAAAAAGACTTCAAAAAAAGATATTCCCATAGCCGACAGtagtgagactaatcctccgttcctacTATCAGCGCACTAAACGATAGGAAACTGACCACAGAGTTTTTCCATAAAGTTTTTTCCATTCGTCAGAGGTGGGAATCGAACCCCCAACTTCTTACTTAAGGGGTAAGATGCTGAACCACTACATCAACTCTTTGTGGTTGAAAATTACAATTGAATATGTTATCGTTGGTCTATGAATATGGAAAAATTGGCCAAAAAATTAGTAGTTGATTGTGTTTGTTGAGGGTCCTTAAAAAAGGAAAAGTGGAAAAAGATGGGTATGAGGATTTTGCTGACATGGCCATGTGTTTTTATGGGACCCACACGGGATTTTGTAGCACCTATCATGGAGGGGTCTGGACATAGCTGTACAAACTCTATGTAACGTATACAACttagagagttttttttttcttccaccCAAAATATAATTTCTAGTTCGTCAAGTGGACTTTGTTCTCATCttacttaaaaaagaaaaacatgacaAATTTGAACATCACAAAATGGAATTTTTTTCGTCCTCCATTCTTGTTTGTGTCATGGTAATCACcaatataaatatagaatatattttgaattatctTATTCTTAGTTATTTAATGTTGTGATAATTTTATAACATCACTCAGACTAACAATAATTGTTGTAGGATGAATAAGATTCCTCCCCTCCCAACCTTTACAACACGTTTTCTCTTAAAATGAACCTTATGTGTCGTGAATTTGTATTAATCGAGAATCCATTATTGATATCGAGGACCTATTGGGAaagaaatatatacaaatatcACTTAGAAGATTTGAGTTTGAATAAAGCAAACCTGTTTTGTAAAACTAATCTACTATTGAATTTTATATCAATAGCAAATGTCACTTGGATATTTCCCTATCATGAGCGCACTAACTTCTGATGATGAACCAAATTGGCCCCATATGTAGCATATATAATCTAATTGTTATTTTGGAGCAGTTAGTCCATggatatataataaaaaaaaaaaatataaacataatcaaaTTAGTTATTTAAAAGTCAGCTGCAGAAGAGTAATCACTTTAAAAATCCATcaaaatgtgtaaaaatattatttacattAACAGTGGTATAACACTACTGCTACTTTAAATTgagaattaaaacaaaaaaaatggtagtaataaagataataaaaagaaGTGGAGTATAAATTTGTTATCAATATTGACAAAACAAAGTTGGGGCATTAGGCATTATATTGTTCTAGGACTAAAATATGTGATAGAAAATACGAGGATTTTTATGTGCATGCGTATATATATGGACCATGCAACACATAATAACAGCAATCCTTTAGCTAGTGGCTCATaattttggccaacttttttCACTTAAGATTTGATGTCATCCTTAATTATATATTCGTGACAAAATATTACTTATCCTTTGTACAATGTACTCAAGCCTAATGTCTCCAAGAGACAACTTGTGATCAATGGGGTGAATCAATCTTACTATGATTATtgttctctaaaaaataattactagTTCATAATTGAGGAACTTAAAGTAAATTAGTGAgctacaaagaaaataattttgaaaatttgtaTGAGGAGGAAAAttaaattccatatatataaagAGGAAATAGACACAAGTGACCGAAAATTCTACTACATAGGAAATCAGAAAAGGAGAAATGAGAAATTAAGTTGGACAGTGAAAATAGAACTCACATTTGTCAAGTAAGGAATTCAACAGATACCACTTGACTATAAGCTTTGGGGGTGGGTGACTTATTAGATTGATCTGCAGTATGTTTAATTTGTAAAGTTGGCAAATGGACCCAAACACATAAACCAGATAACATGAGTATTCTTAAATGCTTGTTCCAATCCTGTTTTCATTTCAATCAATTGGTTCAACATACCAACAAAATTTTAGCTCATCCACCAAGGATTGCTTGCTCTACCCACAACAACAAAAAAGATATACATCTTCAGTAGATTGTTTGAGAGGGTATATATAAGCATAGTATTGAATGAAGTGTATATAACTAATACATATATTAGTTATACCGAATTAAATTTACAATCAAATATTATACTATTCTTGTATATTTTATCTAATAATACACGCTATCAAACGACCTCTAACTGTTTGATATGCACTTATGAGTTGACCATGGTGTTTGACTTTGTGAAGTTTAACAAGTTGGCCAATAAGTTCTTGGTGGgcttttaatttctcttttcagcTGGAAACTAATGATTAAAGGGATGTATATTGGGCTGTACCAATTTTGAGTGGGCTTTAGTGGGCCTCAGAGAGTCAGAGGGAAATTACTCCGAAAATTTTCGGTGGTTGTCTTTTTCCCTAACAGCTATTTAGTAgataacattttttttaaaaaaaaaaattattttgcaatTTATAGACTTTTCATACGATGGTCTAAATTTTTTCTCAAGCTAACTGAAAATCTTATGAGAAAGTATTAGATCACGATCTAAAATTTTGTAAGTAGCCTAACATTTGCTTTATAAGATTGAAAAATATATGAGGGAACATTAAATCTGAGTTTAAGGTATATTCGcataacttttaaaatttggacACATTGACGTAAAAGAACATTTGCTTAGATCAGCCAGACTACTGGACTCCAAGGTTGAAACTTCAGAAGTAATTGGATTTATTGGGGAGAAAGCCACTTTAAGTCTCTTGTTTAAAACATAGCCAGTATTCTGCAATATAGTTAAGAAAAAGCAACGGGGATACATATTGCAAACTTCAAATTTCAATTACTAATGGCGGCGACCAGTTTCAAGATATGCATTATTGTGGTCACCAAATCATAAGAAGGCTACTACTGTTACCTTTTGTATTCTAAAGTTTCTTTCTTATCCTCCAACTACATGAAGTTAGAATCAAAATAACTGAACTTTGATCTGACGTGAAAATGACACAGAACACTCATCCTAAAGTTTGTACTACAAAatagaaattcaaatttaaacAAGTGGACCTTGGCCACTCAAGTAAGTTGTAGCTACATTTTAAGTACTTTGCAAATGTTTACacggtattttttttttaaaacgacTCCAAAAGTGGCTACTAGTGCACTTAGGCTGAGGTAATTGGTATCTGTAATTCTATTAGTATTTCTCTTCATTTTTCGGCATTTTTTACATTCCTCAGTCCAAAGAATGGGGAAAAAATGAAGAACAAGCCAACAACCATATAAACAACTGAACACTCATCAGTGGGAAACCAAAACAATTTTCAAGATCACCACTGAAGGAAAAGATGGCAATTGAAGTTATTGCCACACCCTTGCTGCTCTCTTTCACTCTCAAACAATGCAGAGCAAAAGATTgacaagaaagaaaaagaaaaagaagatatacAAAAGCACATCTTAATTGCTTAAGCCTCAAACTCAGCTAAGTCGCAACATATATCACTTCCCACTTGCTGTTTTTCGCTTTCCTTCTAAGGCAGCCGCTCTTCCCGTCTTTGTAGAAGGTGAGATTAACCCACTAGAAAGTCTCCTGGTTGGTGGTGGAGGAATCAAACTCCTGCATTGATTTACATAGGAACAGGTTAGTCATAAAGTGATCAGTAAAAATGTGGATGAGCACCACAGTGCATTGTTAGTTCATTTCACATAGTTGGCCTATAGAAAAGTTCATTTGCTAAAGGATTATTGTTGTTGCAGAGCTAATAAACAGATAAAAGCGTTCTGCTGAATCAGTTTAAGCTTTTAGGTGAACACAAAAACTTCTATAGACAATGGATGATGATATAAGCAGCTCCTCAGATAAGGCATGCCCAAAAATAACAAGTTAAATGCACTCGTCAGCTATGATACCTTATTTCCGACTTCTTCGCTTGCTTAGGACTAGGTTTTTTGAGTTTGGATCCCAGTCCATTGGGTGTCTGACTAACTTTCTGAAGATTCGATTGACAAGTGTATTCAAGCTCAGAAGTCTCGCTTGTTGCAGCTTCCAGGTCATCAAAATCATCTACTGGACCTGCTTCAGACCGAGTCCTACTTGCCTCGTAGTCTTGACCGTCCTTTTTATTTCCTGCAACTTTGTTTATAGATTGTTCTGGATACACCTTTGAACTATCAGGTGAGCATTTCCTGTATAACAAGTCAGGTGAAATCCTGGTTTCTTCTTCCCATCCTTTTAAGAAACTACTTCTACTCAGACCATCTTGCTTGTTCACCATAATTTTGTCAACCCAATCACCAGAGACTGATTCTTTGTCGTCTTCCCTTGATGCAGGGCTATTGGCTGGTGCCCAGGGAGGAGAATTCATCTGAACTTCTTTGGGATCTAAGCTTCGCCTTCTCATTTTTGATGTAGATTTCTTCTTAACCTGAGAAAAGATTTGAAAACATCAACAACTTTGAGCTTCCAGGTGCAAGTAAAATGCATGGAGTTTAgtaatctaaaatactaataatcatTTCAAGGTTTTAGAATGGATAGTGATTTAAGCAAAATAAACTCTtgttcaactttcactttttgTTTCTATTCTGTATCATAAAAATTACAATGTGCAACCAGTGAAGCATAAAATTTGAAATGTGTTAACTAATTAATATGTTTTATACCACGGTAAAAGCTAGATGAGGTATATACGAAAAACTGTACCTCTATGTTACTACCAACATCTTCCATACTATGCCAACTAGAAGCAAGAGAAGATCCGGAAGATCCTATTCTGACTCTTTCTGGAGTACTTGATCTGGAAAGTGGACGGTGCCCTTGTTCTTCCTCCTTCCTTGCTAAGGCTGCTTTAAGACTGGAAATCTGTCAAAGGGGAAAAAACTACGAGtttgattaatttaaaattagaCAAAAACTAGAAACAGTAAGTCTTTCGAAGAAAACAGTTATCTTATCATCTACAATTATAGACTTGATGTGAAAAGCAGTTCATGCCTACAAATTCACTGAAAACCAAACATATCGCAAATGTGAAACCTGTTCTCTTAGTTCCCTGACATCAGAACCCTCTTTGTTCGCCCGTGCACTACCAAGCTCAACTGTAGAAACTCGTTCAGCGAATTTCAGTGTGCTGAGTGTTTCTCCAACAGCATTAAGTTCAGGACTTATATGAACAAACATCAAAGTTTTTGCTTGGCCTCCTGATAGGTAGGAAAAGAAGAAATTGAATAgcagaaataagagaaataaacgTTTAATGGCTACAGAACACAGGATCTTACCAAGAGAATCTTGAAGCAACTGTGTAAGCTTACTATTCCTGTAGGGAACATGTGAGTTCTTTTGGGCAAGTGAAGAAATGACATCTCCTAAAGCAGAAAGAGACTTATTAATATGTGTAGCCTCCTTCAACCTATCACCAAGCGCCTCTGACTTGTCCGCTCTTTCACTTCCTGCCAGATCAACAAGGTGCAAGGATCCACGAAGAATCGTACAAGATGTCATGTTTCTTCCTtgaacatgaactgtaaggcaaCTGCAAATGtgcaaacataaatttttatatagaaaGGAAAAGAACTTAAATCAGCATCAACTTCCACCTTTCTCCTCAAGACAGGAATTTTGGAAAAGAGAAGTATAAGCAGCACCTGTGAGAGCGACTACTTCTTTCATTCATGGCAGTAGCACCCACTGCACGATTCTTGTGCCCAAGGTCCATCAGATTCAGCACATCAGAAGTTGATGTTACAGGAACAAGATTTGCATCAGGTACGTTGAAACCCTTCTGGGAACTGTTGCGGATTTCTACTGTATTTATAGGTTAAGTTCAAACATTTAAAAGGCCAACAAGATAGGAAGCTAATAGTAACATCAAAGAGCAAAGAAAAGAATAGTTGCGAAAAGGATATTTTTTGTTAACACCATCTGGGGTAAGGAGATCCCTGACTTGCTCATTATAAATTTCAACCATCTGAACTGAAATATCATAAGAAATGACATCTTGTCTTTGTTCTGAGATAATGAATAAATCACTCAATGCCCTGTAATTCACACCAAGGGTCTCCTTCGTGAGTTCTGATGGCCCAGTCTGTAGGTAAAGAAGTTGAGAACTATTAACATAatgctttttgttttttctcttaatCTGTGTTGctcaaactcttcaaaaatgttgttaGATGCATGCCGGATCCTCTTAAAGTAGTGCAGGgtttggaggatccaacacggGGTAaggcaacatttttgaagagtccaagcaacatagctcTTAACCAAATGATATCCATGTATGTGATTAAAGGGGTTCGGTAACCAAGTTCAAATGCCTAACCATCGTATGTGTTTTCCCTGATCCTGTTTGGCCATAAGCAAATATACAGACATTGTAGCCATCAAGAACAGACCGAATCAAAGGTTGTGTATCTGCAAACACTTCCGCTGCATTATGATAAATAGAGGTGTTAGAATAAAATCTATACCTGCAATGTGCACGAAAAGGAAAAGTATAGAGAACTTAGCGACCTTGGGTTACAGAAGGACCAAAGATCTTGTTAAAGGTGAATGATTTCTTCCCCTCTTTTCCATGCTTTGAAGTAGTAGTTATTGTAATATTCCCGTCATCTATGTGATCCACAGTGCTTAGACTGTTTGGTTGGCCAGGCAAGAAAGGCCGTACCCGACAATACACTCTGATGTTCCCTGTCCAAATATGTAAATGTACACACGGAATAGTGGTTGATATCATCACAATCTAATAGCAGGAtgcaataaaatttaaattttttctgtaaaaaaGTGTTACCTTTAAGGTCTTGCACTTGATTGTACAGCTTCCGATTCTCCTCCAGAACCTTTTGGTAATTTGAAGCAGCGTGAGCTAAACCATGCAGATGTTTGCCTATTCAAAAGAGATTTCAGTTGCTAAATCTAGTCACAATCTCAATTAGCATGAAATAGTTCAGTTTTGCTGTACCTAGATTGCTGACTTCCTCTTGATATTTCAGTTGAAGAAACTGCAAGTCTACTTTAGCAGCATGGAGAGTAGATTTCAATTGCTACAGATAATGAATATGGTATGTCAATCATTCAGTTGAACCGAACATACTTCATACTCGAATCTGCAACAGAATTCCCATACCTGTACTTCTTTATGTTGGTGTTCAACCAGCATCAGCTGCCTTACAACCTGTGCTGTTGATGCACCATCATCATCTATGTCTACCATGTCGCATGTCTCTTCATAGGGTGCTTTTTCTTCATCCTTGATGATTGCGACCTGTGCCTCCTCACATGAACCCTCCAAGGGAGATCCATCCGTTGTTGAAACAACTGTCTCTTTGTGGGAGGTCTTAGACTGTCATATCACCAAAGTATGTAAG contains:
- the LOC107839659 gene encoding kinesin-like protein KIN-14I, translating into MAGREEGILGISVASVVEDVLQQQQGKPISDIDFASRKAEEASLRRYVAAGWLRKTIGVVAAKDLPAEPSEEDFRLGLRSGIVLCNVLNKVHPGAVPKVVEAPHDSANVPDGAALSAYQYFENVRNFLVAVEEMGLPSFEASDLEKGGKSSRIINCVLALKSYAEWKQGGGSGSWKYSGNSKPPPAGKQFVRRNSEPFMNSISRSSSINDRSLESSDVGHDAREMVNPSSLHMLVHELLSDKKQEDIPFIVENMLSKVMEEFEHRLASQNEQSKTSHKETVVSTTDGSPLEGSCEEAQVAIIKDEEKAPYEETCDMVDIDDDGASTAQVVRQLMLVEHQHKEVQQLKSTLHAAKVDLQFLQLKYQEEVSNLGKHLHGLAHAASNYQKVLEENRKLYNQVQDLKGNIRVYCRVRPFLPGQPNSLSTVDHIDDGNITITTTSKHGKEGKKSFTFNKIFGPSVTQAEVFADTQPLIRSVLDGYNVCIFAYGQTGSGKTHTMTGPSELTKETLGVNYRALSDLFIISEQRQDVISYDISVQMVEIYNEQVRDLLTPDGVNKKVEIRNSSQKGFNVPDANLVPVTSTSDVLNLMDLGHKNRAVGATAMNERSSRSHSCLTVHVQGRNMTSCTILRGSLHLVDLAGSERADKSEALGDRLKEATHINKSLSALGDVISSLAQKNSHVPYRNSKLTQLLQDSLGGQAKTLMFVHISPELNAVGETLSTLKFAERVSTVELGSARANKEGSDVRELREQISSLKAALARKEEEQGHRPLSRSSTPERVRIGSSGSSLASSWHSMEDVGSNIEVKKKSTSKMRRRSLDPKEVQMNSPPWAPANSPASREDDKESVSGDWVDKIMVNKQDGLSRSSFLKGWEEETRISPDLLYRKCSPDSSKVYPEQSINKVAGNKKDGQDYEASRTRSEAGPVDDFDDLEAATSETSELEYTCQSNLQKVSQTPNGLGSKLKKPSPKQAKKSEIRSLIPPPPTRRLSSGLISPSTKTGRAAALEGKRKTASGK